In the Deltaproteobacteria bacterium genome, TCCTTGTCGGCAGTGAACTCGACGGTCTTCGGTTCGCCGCGGGTGACGACTTCTTCGACATTGACGGCTGCGATCTTGTACCCGTGCTGATTGGGGTCGGCCTTCACGTTGTTGATCAGTTTCAGTTTCACTTTGTCGCCCTTGTGCACGACCAAAGTCGAGGGTAGCCACAACTTGGAGCCCTCGTATTCGATGTTGACGATGGTGAAGGATTGCTCTTCCGCACGCACAGTGCCGACCGTCGCCAGCGTTGAAGCAGCGGCCATTGCCGCCACTGCGATCCACTTCCGCATAAGTCACCTCCCTGACGCCTAAGTAAGATGGATCGCATCTCGCCACAAGCGGCGGATGAATTCAATCGGGCAGCTCTGCTATAGACGATCCCGTGGCACACGAGGGTACCTTTCGCCTGGTGGCGGACTTCACCCCACAAGGCGATCAGCCGCAGGCAATCACCCAGCTCATCGATGGCTTGGCGCGCGGCCTGCGCAGCCAAGTGCTGTTGGGCGTCACCGGCTCCGGCAAAACGTTTACGATGGCGAACGTCATCGCCCGCGTGAACAAGCCGACGCTGGTGATCGCTCCGAACAAGACCTTAGCGGCGCAGCTCTACAGCGAGTTCAAGGGGCTGTTTCCCGAAAACGCCGTGCGCTACTTCGTCAGCTACTACGACTACTACCAGCCCGAAGCGTACGTGCCGAGCACCGACACGTACATTGAGAAGGATTCCTCGATCAACGACGACATCGATAAGATGCGCCACTCCGCCACCAAGGCGTTGCTGGAACGCAACGATGCCCTGATCGTCGCCAGCGTCTCCTGCATCTACGGCTTAGGGTCGCCGGAAGCGTACTTCGAGATGCTGATCTTCCTCGAGCGCGGCGGCACCGTCGACCGCGACGCGCTGCTGCGCAAACTGGTGGACATTCAGTACCAGCGCAACGACTACGACTTCCACCGCGGGACCTTCCGGGTGCGGGGCGACGTGATCGAAGTGTTTCCGGCGTACGAAGAGGCGCGCGCCATACGCATCGAACTGTTCGGCGACACCATCGACGCGCTCGGCGAGATCGACCCACTGCGTGGCCAGGTGCTGCGACGATTGGACAAGGTGGCGATCTATCCCGCCAGCCACTACGTGACGGCTCCGGAGCGAATGGAGAAGGCCGTCGCCGCTATTCGTTCCGAACTGAAGGCGCGCATCGCAGAGTTCCGCGCCGACAACAAGCTGCTGGAAGCGCAGCGACTCGAGCAGCGCACGCTCTACGATCTTGAACTGCTCGCCGAGATGGGCTTCTGCCCGGGGATCGAGAACTACTCGCGCCATCTCACCGGTCGTCAGACGGGCGAACCACCCCCGACGCTGATCAACTACTTTCCGGAGGACTGGTTGCTCATTGTCGACGAGAGTCACGTGACCGTTCCGCAAATCGGCGGCATGTATCGTGGCGATCGCGCCCGCAAGGGAACCTTGGTCGATTTCGGCTTCCGCTTGCCCTCCGCGCTCGACAACCGGCCGCTGAATTTCCAGGAGTTCGACGCGCTGATCCGCCAGATCGTCTACGTGTCCGCAACGCCGGGGAACTACGAACTCGAGCAGGCCCGCGGCGTGGTGGTCGAGCAGGTTATCCGGCCCACCGGGCTGACGGATCCGCAGATCAGTGTGCGACCGGCGCGCAACCAGGTCGACGATCTGCTGGAGGCAATCCGCGAGCGCATCGCGCGAAACGAACGCGTGCTGGTTACCACGTTGACCAAGAAGATGGCCGAAGACCTCACCGACTACTTTCAGGAACTTGGCTTGCGAGTGCGCTATCTGCATTCCGATATCGAGACCATCGAGCGCGTCGACATCATCCGCGACCTGCGCAAAGGGGTCTGTGATGTGCTGGTCGGTATCAACTTGCTGCGCGAGGGGCTCGACCTGCCCGAGGTCTCGTTGGTGGCGATCCTCGACGCCGACAAGGAAGGATTTCTCCGCTCGGAGCGTTCGTTGATTCAAACCACCGGCCGCGCGGCGCGCAACGTCAATGGCACCGTGATCATGTATGCGGACCATGTGACCGATTCGATGCGTCGGGCCATCGACGAAACCGATCGCCGGCGGGCCAAGCAAGCTGCATACAACCAGGAACACGGCATCACGCCGTCAACGATCCAAAAGGCGATTGATCCGCGGCTCGTCGAGAGTGCCGAAGCGGACTACGTCGATGTGCCGATTGTCGCCGAAGCCGATGCGGAGTACTTGTCGCTCAAGGAACTTTCCAAACGCATCGCCGCACTCGAAAAGCAGATGCGCCAAGCCGCCGGTGATCTGGAATTCGAACGCGCGGCGGAAGTGCGGGACCAGATTCAGCGCCTGCGCGAGCGCGAGTTGGCGACCCGCGAAGCGCGCGCCGCCAATTCAGGCGGCGTTGCGGACGACGTAGATCCCACCGTCTGAGAGATCGCCGAGCACCCGCAACAGTTCGGGCACCTGAATCGGCTTCTCGAGGAAGGCGAGGGCGCCGCGCTTGTAGCTGCGCAAGCGGTCGATGGTCGAATCGCTTGAAGTCAGGACCACGATCGGTACTTCACTGAGTCGGCGATCGTTGTGCATCGCATCCAACAGTCCGCGTCCGCCCATTCCTGGGAGATTGAGGTCGAGCAATACGAAGCTGAAGGCGGCCGGGTTGTGCGGGTCGGCGTATTGCTGCCGCTGGAGCAACACCAGCGCCTGATCGGCGGTCGGCACCGTGACCAACTGGTTGAGGATGCGAGCGCGCCGCAGAGCGCGCAACGTCAGATCGGCATCGTCGGGGTCGTCCTCAACGAGGAGGATAGGACCGCTGCTCATGGATGGGGGTTGTTGGCCCTTGTGCGTTGCCATAAATGACTCAGCTCCATCAGTCTCTGCGAGCGAAATTGCGCGCGTCACACAGGAAATGTGCTCTGCGAGTTGCGTACCATCTCGCGAGCGAAGCGGCTGGCCGTGTTGTCGGCCGTGTTACGGTCCATGTGCGTATACACGCGCGACGCGGCGAGAGCGTTCCGCGCTGAAACGTCACCGCGGTGACGCTGCCGCGAGGTTCTTTCCCTGCGCGGGCGGTGGGTATAGGCTCCGCCTCCGCGAGTGAGACTATCGGGTGAGCGACTCGGTTGAGCAAACAACCGCCGACAAAGAAGCGGCGGCGGCAGTGGGCGCGCTGCAGCATGAGTGCGAGGAGAAGCTGGCCTCGTTGCCAGCGCAGCCGGGCGTCTATCTGCTCAAGGATAAACACGCCAAGGTCATCTACGTCGGCAAGGCCAAGAACCTCCGCAGTCGCGTCCGCAGCTATTTTCGCGGCGGCGACGAGCGGGTGCAGGTCCGCTTTCTAGTGCAGCGCGTCACCGACTTTGAAACGCTGGTCACCAGCAACGACAAGGAAGCACTGATCCTCGAGAACAATCTCATCAAGCAGTACAAGCCGCGCTACAACATCCGGCTCAAGGACGACAAGTCGTACGTCAGTGTGAAGGTAACCGTTCAGCAGGACTGGCCGCGGATTGTGGTCACACGCAAGATCGTCAAGGACGGAAGCCGCTACTTCGGTCCGTTCTCGTCGGCCTCTGGCGTGCGCGAGACGCTCGATACCATTCGCAAAGTGATCCCGTTGCGCACCTGCAGCGACGGCGTATTTCGCAATCGGTCGCGGCCGTGCTTGGAGTATCAAATCAAGCGCTGCCTCGCTCCATGCTGTCTGCCAGTGGATGCAGACACCTATCAACGTCACCTGCGCGAGGCGATGTTGTTGCTCGAAGGGAAGAATCAACAGTTGGTTCGGCAACTCCGCGATGAGATGAGCGCGGCGGCAAGTGATCTGCGCTTCGAGGACGCCGCCCGCTTGCGTGATCAAATCCGCACGATTGAGAAGACGCAGGAACCGCAGCAGGTCTTATCGCACTGGGGCGGCGATCAGGACATCTTCGGTCTCTACCGGGAAGGCGGGTTCATCGAAGCGCAGGTGCTGTTCATCCGCAGTGGCAAGCTGACCGGCAATCAGGCCTATCATATCGAGGACTACGAGTTCTCGACGGAAGAAGTACTCGAAGATTTGCTGACGCAGTTCTACCAAGGCGATCGCTACCTACCGGATGAGATCCTGTTGCCAGTGGCGATCGAGGACGCGGATACGCGCGCGGAATATCTCAGCGAGCGGCGGGGGCGGCGGGTCGAGTTCTTGTGCCCGCAGCGGGGTGACAAGGTGCGTCTGGTGGCGATGGCGACGGAGAACGCGCGCCAGGGCTTCCGCGCGCGCCAGGATGGCGACTACCAGCGTGAACGCATGCTCGAGGAGTTGCGGACCAAGCTGCACCTGCGCAACGCCCCCAAGCGCATCGAGTGCTTCGACATCTCGAATATACAAGGCACGCTGGCGGTGGGATCGATGGTGACCTTCGATGAGGGCGAGCCCGACAAGAACCGCTATCGCCGCTTTCGTATCCGTACGGTGGAAGGGGCGGACGACTTTCGCATGATGTATGAGGTGCTCACCCGCCGCTATCGCCGCGCCAAGGAGAAGGCGGACTTCCCGGATTTGCTCGTCGTGGATGGTGGGATCGGGCAACTCAACGTCGCTCTGGAAGTGCTCCGTGAACTAGAGATCACGGAAGTGGACGCGGCGGGCTTGGCCAAAATGCGGGTCGAGCGCGACGCCCGCGCGCCGGAGATCGAGCGCAGCGAGGAGCGGGTGTTCCTGCCCGGGCGGAAGAACCCGGTGGTGTTGAGGCGCAATTCGAGCGCGCTGTTCTTGCTCCAACGCGTGCGAGACGAAGCCCATCGCTTCGCCATCACCTATCACCGGGCGCTGCGCCGCAAGGAACGACTGCGGTCGTTGCTCGATGGCATCCCCGGGATTGGTGCGACCCGTCGCAAGCGGTTGCTGCGTCATTTCGGCAGCGTCCGCCGCATGCGCGATGCGACCGCGGCACAACTGGCCGAAGTGTCGGGCATCTCCTCAGCCTTGGCCGAGAGCATCGAACGGGCGCTGGCGGGATCGAATGCGACCGCAACACCCGCGCAATTCGAGAACGAGAACTAGTTGGCTGCGCGGCCTGACGCCGCACGTGGGATAGCGACGGCATGACCACCGAAGCGGGCTCAGCATCGACACAGCGATCTACGCGGGCGGCCGTTCCGCCGCTGGTCGCGGTGGCGCTCGCCTTGATCATTGGACAACTGCTCGTCGGGCGGCAACTCTTGGCGCCGGGGTGGTTGCTGGCGCTCCTGAGCCTCATAGTGATCGCACTGGCGTTGTGGCGCCGCGGACGACTTGCCGCGTTGATGGTCGGAGCATTCGCGTGGGGCAATTGGTCTACGCAAGGGGTGCTCAATCCGTCATTTGATCGCGATCACATCACGCGGTGGTGCGATGGAGTGACGCGGGTGATTGAGGCGCGAGTGAGCGAAGATAGTAGCGCCGGGCCGCAAGGTGGGCGAGTGCGGCTGGACGTAGAGGGCTTGGAGAACGAAGGTGCGATGCGCGCCGTCCACGGTAGCGTGTTGCTGACCGTCCATGATCTCGAACGACACTGGCTCGCGAGCGACCTGGTGCGCGTGCCCGTGCGGCTGCGCCGGCCGCGCAATTTTGGCAATCCGGGCGAGTTCGACTACGAAAGTTACCTGGCAAGGCAGGGAATCTATGTGACCGCGTTCTTGAGTGATGACAGTGCGGTCGAGCTAATCGATCGGCAGCCGTCAGCCGGTTGGCTCACGCGCTGGCGCCGCGGGGTTGGCTCGCTGATTGACGAGCGTCTCGCTGGAGACGATCGTGCGCTGCTGCGCGCCTTGATCATTGGCGACACCGCGGGTTTGTCTCGACCGTTGCAGCAGGAGTTCACGACTGCGGGTGTCAATCACGTTCTGTCGATCTCGGGTTTGCACGTCGGCATGGTGGCGACCGTCGGGTATGTGGTGTGGCGTTGGCTGCTGGCGCGCAGTCGCTGGCTGTTGTTGCGCGCGCACGTACCGAAGCTGGCGGTGGCCGCGTCGGTGATTCCGGTACTGCTCTATGCTGGCATCGCGGGCAGCAGCACAGCGATGCTGCGGTCGCTGATCATGATTCTGGTCTTCCTCGGCGCTGTGCTGGTCGATCGTGAGCGGGACCTGGTTGTGAGCCTGGCAGCGGCCGCGTTGCTCATCGCAGTCCTGTGGCCAGGAGCGCCGCTCGACATCTCTTTTCAGCTCTCGTTCATGGCGGTGCTTAGTTTGGTGCTGGCGCTGGAGCGATTTTGGCCGTGGTGGCGCCAATGGGAGGAACGGCATCTGGTGCGGCTGCGACACGGGCCGATTCGGTTTGCACGGCCGGTCGCCGCCTATTTGGCCGTCTCCGGCGCCGCGTTTGTTGGCACCGCGCCATTGACCGCGTTTCACTTCAATCAGGTGTCCCTGGTCGCCCTATTGGCCAATGCGGTGGTGGTACCGCTGATCGGTACGGCGGCGGTCGCGCTCGGGCTGACGGCGGCGCTCGTGTATCCGTTGTCGCGCGGCTTGGCCGGAGTGCTGGTGTGGTTAGCGTGGCCGTTTCTGTGGCTCGGGCGGCTTGGGGTGTGGGCGTTCGCCGCGATCCCGTACGCAGCGCTGCGCGTGGTGACGCCGACGGTGCTGGAACTGGGCATTGTCTATGGGGCGCTCTTCATCGTCGTACGTGCTCCCGGTCGGTGGCGCCGACTCGGAGTCTGCGCTGTCGCAATCGTCGGGGTGTGCGACGTGTTGTGGTGGTACGGCGCGCGCTATCATCGCACCGATTTGCAGGTCACCTTCCTCAGTGTGGGGCAGGGCGACAGTGCGGTGGTCGAGTGTCCTGGAGCCAGCGTGATGGTGATCGACGGCGGCGGCATGGGCAACGGCTCATTCGATGTCGGCGAACGCGTACTCGCGCCATTCCTGTGGAGTCGCAAAATCGCGCATGTCGACGCGCTGGTGATGAGTCACCCGCAGTGGGACCACTTCGGCGGCCTAACGTTCTTGGCAAGGCATTTCAGCCCGGGCGAATTCTGGTCGACGGGTGAAGTTGCAGCCGGTGGCGTGCGCTTTGCCGAATTGGAGCAGGCGCTGTCGGAGGCAAGTGTCCGCCCGGTGATAGCGGTTCCTGGAATGGAGTGGCCCTGTGGCGATGCGCGAGTTCGCGTGCTGGCTCCTGGGGACGGGGTCGCCTCGACGAATGATCGTTCGCTCGTGGTTCAGCTGCAGCGCGGGCCGACCAGATTGTTGTTTACTGGCGACATCGAGCACGGAGCCGAGGCGGCATTGATTGCGTCAGCCGACGGGCAACTGCAGAGCACCGTGCTGAAGGTTCCGCATCACGGCAGCGCGACGTCGAGTACGCCCGCCTTTGTCGCCGCGGTCGCGCCACGGCTGGCGGTCGTTTCGCTGGGGCTGGACAACCGATTCGGCTTTCCCGCTGTGCGAACTGAGGCGACATATCGCACTGCCGGGGTGCCACTGCTCCGTACCGATCGCGATGGGGCAATCACCGTGCGCGTCGCGGTAAGTGGGGAGATGGTGGCTCGGACGCAGCATTCGGCCGCCACCTCTAACGTACGTTGACAGCATGTGAACCGGGGTCTATGGTTTTTCCTCGGCGGGGCCAAGCGTCCTGCTTTTTTTTCAAGGGCGGCGGCGCGTATGAATCCGAGCTTCAAGCAGATGATGAATGAGGTGGTGGCGTACGGGAGCTGCTGCGAATGTGGCTCGTGCGTACTGGTCTGTCCGCACAATGTCATCGACTACATCGACGGGAAACCGAAACAGGTTGCCAAAGCGACCGCCGCCTTCGACCACTGCGGTATCAGCGAGGGCATCGGTTGCGACGTGTGCGCGCAGGTGTGCCCGCGCTTGGGCGACCGCGAACACCACCTCACCGAGCGGGTCTTTGCCGATGAGTTGGCGGCGCAGGACACCTATTGGGGGGCATTCGGCGCGTACCGGCGCATCGTGGCGGCGCGTTCCAAGGACCCGGAAGTACTGGCGCGTTGCGAAGATGGCGGCGTGGTCACCACACTGCTCGCGTGGCTGCGGCGCAATGAGCGGATCGACGGGGCAATCGTCTCGGCAGTCGACAAGGACAAGCCCTGCCAACCGGTACCGAAGGTGGTCACTAGCGTCGAGGACATCATCGCCAGCGCCAGCTCTTGGTACACATACTGTCCCAACAACCTTGCGCTCGCCGATGCCGAGAAACTGGGTTTGACGAAAGTCGCGTTCGTGGGTGTTCCCTGTCAGATCACCCCGGTGCGCAAGATGCAGGCGACCGACGAATCGTACTTGAATAATGGCCGCAAGAAGGACAAGCACATCGAACGGCAGACCAAGTTTCTGAAGGGGTACGGGGCGCGGGTCGCGTTCAATATAGGCTTGCTGTGTAGCGAAGTGTTCAGCTTCGATGGCTTGATGATCGATACGATTCAAAACCAGATGGGGATCGCCCTCAGCGACATCCGGCAGTTCAACGTGAAGGGCAAAGTGCAGATCTTCAAGCACGACGGCACGCTGGTGGAAATGAATCTGCGCAAGTCGCAAGAGTACGCGCGCCCCGAGTGCCATCACTGTGCGGATTTTTCGGCGGAACTCGCCGACATCTCGTGCGGCGGCGTGGGCGCGAGCAACTGGACGATTACCATCATCCGCAGCCGCACAGGCGAGGAAGTCTTCGATGCGGCGGTGCGCGACGGCGTGCTCGATGTCCAGCCGATCGAACAGTTCGAGAATTCGATGAAGGTGTTGCTGCGGCTCAATCGCAAGCAACGCGAGCGAGTACCCACCCCGCCAGGTCGCGCGGAGACTTTCGTGCGACCTGACGGATTTCGCAACCCTCACTAGGCAGCACAGTTCAACCCTATGGCATCTTCAGCGGCGTCCCAACGTGGCCCGATGGCCAGTCCAACCAAACTCACACAGTTTCCGCCTGAGTACTTTGAGCGACTGATCGAATCGTCACCTGACATCGTGGTGGCCACCGATCGTTCGGGTCTCGTCATGTTCTACAACGACGGAGCGGAGAAGAATCTCGGGTATACGGCAACCGAGATTCTCGGGCAGAATGTGTTGCGGCTCTATCCCTCCTACGAGGAAGCGCATCGCGTGATGATGGCCATGCGCAGCGGCGAGCACGGCGGGCCGGGCAAAGTGAAGAACTTTGAAACCATCTTCGTGAACCGCTGGGGCGAACACCTCCCCGTGGCGATCTCCGGCTCCATCTTGTGTAACGAGGACGGGATCGAAATTGGCTCGATCGGGTTTGCCAAAGACCTCCGTGAGATCCGCCGCAAGGATCGCCTCGCTACACTCGGAGAGGTGACGGTGGCGCTGTGCCACGAGATCAACAGTCCGCTCGAGATCATTCTCAACCAGGCGCAGTTGCTGCGGCGCTTCGTGCGTGAAGTGGCGAACGACGAGCAGGCGGTGGTTGAGGAAGAGCGACTCGAAGCGATTCGCCGTGAGATCGATCAGATCCAGGTCGTGATCAATCGGCTCGTCGAGATGGCCGGCGGCGGCGAGTACGATACGCGCGAGTATCTGGACGGAAAGCAGATGACCGATTTGGGCGCCAAGCCCGCACCGGTGAGCGCGCAGCCCCTTGCCGGCTTGCGTATTCTGGTTGTCGACGACGATCTCGGCGTGTGTCGCTCGTTGCGCGACCTCCTGGTCGCGGAGGGTTGCAACGTGTTCACCGCTAACAACGGGCTCGAGGCGCTCAGCGTCATGGAGAGGGCGCCGGTCGATCTGGTCGTCACTGACGTGGTGATGCCCGACCTCGATGGCTACGATCTATTCATGGAGATCAAGCGGCGCGGGCAGACGCCAGTGATACTGATGACGGGCTACTACTACGATCGCGACCACGTGATTAAGCGCAGCCGCCTCGAAGGGTTGGAGAGCGTTTTGTTCAAGAAGCCAGTTGATCCGGAGCGCCTCAAGGTGGCGATTCTGGAGCGCTGTCGTCCGCAGCAGGTGGTCGCGCAGTCCGTCTCCGCGAAACCCGCTGAGAAGCCGTAGGCTCGGCGGTCGTGGGCCGCGCCGTGGCGGGCGCCGGGGTCTTGGTCGGCGCAGGTCGCACCCGCAGGGTCAGCGGCCCGTTCTCAGTGCTGAGTAGAACTTCCTGTGGGGTGATGCCGGCGACGCGACCGAGCCCGGTCACTTCATCACCGACTCGGTACAACGCACTCACTCCGTTGGGATCTTCGATGGCGGCGTACGCGTTAGCCCCGCCAGAGGCTACCCCCGCGAGACGGAATCGTGGCGGCGACGATGGTGCAGACTGGGTTGCGGCTGTTGGCGGAACCGTCGCCGTCGGCAGGGGCTTGGGCGGCACCGATGGCGGTGGGGCGGGCTGCAGCAGCCACAGCGCGAGCGCTGCGGCCAGTGCGATGCCGAGCACTACGAGCGCGAGTCGAGCCATGAGGGCTGCTCTTAGTGCCTTTGGTGGGAGAAGTCGACTTGCGCGTGTCGTGCACGGCTTGCGGGCGTTGGCGCACGTCAGTACAAGCGCAGCAGTGCGATGAGTGACGAACCGGTTTCCATGCGCGTGCTCAGCGCCGCAGCGCCCGTGTCGCGGCAGCGGCTCTGGCTGACTTTGCTCTGGTACTGGGGCACGGTGGCCGCTTGGATGGCGGTGATCTCGTTGCTGTCGACCGACGCGTTCTCTGCGACGAATACCAACCGCTATATCGATCCCCTCTTGCGCTGGCTGTTTCCGGGATGGGCGACCCCCGACATCTTGGCCGCGCACACGGCGGTGCGCAAAGTCGCACACTTCAGCGAATTCTTCGTGCTCGGCGGGCTGGTGTTCTGGGCTTCACGGCGTGGCCGCGTCGAGCAGTGGCGCGCAGGCTGGATGCTGCAGGCGCTCATCATCGCGGGTGGCTATGCTCTGCTCGACGAAGCGCATCAAGCGTTCGTGCCGAGCCGTACTCCGTCCCTCTCTGATAGCGGCGTCGACTTCTTCGGAGCGGTCGTCAGTCAACTCGCTGTCTACCGTCATCATCGGCGGCTGCGTCGGCGCGGCGTGATCGGCTAGTTGACGACCGTGTGCGCCGGGTCGTATGAAGCGAGCGCGGAGGTGGTGGTGAATCGGCGGCGACAAGCGGCGCGAATGGGCGTGCTCCTACGACCCGAACGTGATCTCTGGCAGCGCGGATATCAGCGCGTCGCGGGGGTGGATGAAGTGGGCGTCGGGCCCCTCGCCGGTCCGGTGGTGGCGGCGGCGGTCGTCTTCCCGGCTACCGCCCGCATTTGCGGCGTTGATGATTCGAAGATCGTTCGCCGGGCGGCGCGCGAACAACTGGTGGAAGCGATCTACGCACAAGCGACCGCGGTGGGAATCGGCGTCGTGAGCGTCAAAGACATCGATCGGCTCAACATCTATCACGCCGCGCTCGAGGCCATGCGGCTTGCGATTCTTGCCCTTAGCGTGGAACCCGATTACCTGCTGGTCGACGCCCGACGCGTTCCGGGAATCGACGTGCCGCAGTTGCCGTTGGTGAAGGGTGATGCGCGCAGCTTCTCCATCGCCGCCGCGTCGATCGTGGCGAAGGTGGCGCGCGATCGCATGATGGTGGAACTCGACGCGAGCTATCCTCACTACGGATTCGCGGTCAACATGGGATACGGCACCAAGGCCCACCTTGAGGCCATTGAGCGCTGCGGCCCGTGCCCCGTGCATCGGCGCTCCTTTGCTCCGGTGCGGCAGCCACGCCTTCCGAGACTTTTTGTGAGCTGATTTGTCCCGTCGCCTTTCGCCGCGTGCCGGCGTAGGTATAATCCCCCCAAATGGCTACCGACATCACCATGCCGAAGCTGACCGACACGATGGCCGAAGGCACCATCGTACGCTGGCTCAAGCACGTCGGTGATCGTGTCGCGGCCGGAGACATCTTAGCCGAGGTTGAAACTGACAAGGCCGACATGGAACTGGAGGCGGAGCACTCCGGTGTTGTGACGGCGATCACCGTCAACGAAGGCGATACGGCTCCCGTCGGTGCAGTGATCGCGGTCCTGGGCGCGGAGAACGAGGGCGTCGCCGCGAGAGACGGCGGAGTGAGTAAGTCGGCGCCCCCGGCAAAGCCAGCCGCGCCCGTACCCCCACCGACTCCGCTGGCTCGACGTGCCGCGCAGGAGCGTAGTGTTGCGGTCCAGGCCATCGCTGGCAGCGGAGGTCACGGGCGCGTCGTCCGGCGTGACGTTGAGCCGATGCCACAAGCGGCACCGACAGTCGTGCCAGCGGCGCCAGCGGGTCGAGTGGCGCTTTCGAAGATGCGCCTCACCATCGCGAAGCGCATGGCCGAGGCGAAACGCGACGTGCCGCACTTTTACCTCACCGGTGAAGTCGAGATGGATGCCGCCATCGCGCTGCGAGCGTCGTTGGAAAAGACCGGGAAGATGCGCGAGCCGGTCACCGTGACTCATCTGCTGATCAAAGCGGTCGCCCTCGCGCTGCAGCGTCATCCGCGGGTCAACGCGGCCTGGGACAACGATGGCCTGCGGTTCTCCGAGGCGGTCAACATTGGAATCGCTACTGCCGTCGACGATGGCTTGCTCGTGCCCGTGTTGAAAGGGTGCGAGCGACTGTCCTTGGAGACGATCGCGGCCGCCGCCCGCGCGCTCAGCGGGAAGGCCCGCGGCGGCCGCTTCTCAGCCGACGAAATGTTGGGTGGTACGTTCACGATCTCCAACCTCGGGATGTTCGACGTCGAAGAGTTTTCCGCCGTGATCAATCCGCCACAGGCCGCGATCTTGGCAGTCGGCACTGTAAAGGAGCGCGCGATTGCGCGCGCTGGCGCGCTGGTTGTCGCCAGAACGATGCGCGTGACGCTCTCCTGCGATCATCGGGTGCTCAACGGCGTTGAGGGCGCGCAGTTTTTGCAAGAGTTGAAGCGGCTACTCGAAAATCCGGTAGCGCTGGTGATGGAGTAGCGGATGACGCTGACCGTGCGGCAACTAGGTCGGATCGACTACGCCGAGGCACTTGCGCTGCAGGAAGAACTCGTCAGCGAGCGGATCGCCGATCGCGTCCCGGATCAGTTGTTACTGCTCGAACACAATCCCGTCTACACCCTCGGACGCGGCGCCGATGCCGCGGACCTGCGCGGTGCGGAGGTGCAGTTCGGTGTGCCGGCGTTCCGCGTCAGTCGTGGCGGTGGCGTTACGTTTCACGGAGCGGGACAGTTGGTGGCGTATCCGATCATCAAATTGACGGGAGTCCGACGCGATGTACGATGGTACCTGCAGCGCCTCGAGGACGTGGTCATTCGAAGTTGCGCGGCGCTGGGCGTAGTCGCCCATCGCCACTCAAGCGGTACGGGCGTATGGGTTGGCGACGCGAAGGTTGCGTCGATCGGTGTCGGCCTGCGGCGCTGGGTCACGCTTCACGGACTTGCTGTGAATGTCTCGACCGATCTTTCGTATTTCCGCGCGATTGTACCCTGTCGTTTGCCTGGCCTACGCGTCACCTCGTTAGCGGAGCTCCTACCGAGTGCCCCCACGGTTGAGCAGGTTGCCACGGTTGTAGCCCGCGAGTTCAGTGACCTGTTCGTGGCGAGCGCGATGGAAGAGGTGGCGGCGTGAGTGTAACCGAGGCATCCGTGGTGCGGCGACGGCATCCCGATT is a window encoding:
- a CDS encoding 2-oxo acid dehydrogenase subunit E2, which gives rise to MATDITMPKLTDTMAEGTIVRWLKHVGDRVAAGDILAEVETDKADMELEAEHSGVVTAITVNEGDTAPVGAVIAVLGAENEGVAARDGGVSKSAPPAKPAAPVPPPTPLARRAAQERSVAVQAIAGSGGHGRVVRRDVEPMPQAAPTVVPAAPAGRVALSKMRLTIAKRMAEAKRDVPHFYLTGEVEMDAAIALRASLEKTGKMREPVTVTHLLIKAVALALQRHPRVNAAWDNDGLRFSEAVNIGIATAVDDGLLVPVLKGCERLSLETIAAAARALSGKARGGRFSADEMLGGTFTISNLGMFDVEEFSAVINPPQAAILAVGTVKERAIARAGALVVARTMRVTLSCDHRVLNGVEGAQFLQELKRLLENPVALVME
- the lipB gene encoding lipoyl(octanoyl) transferase LipB, whose amino-acid sequence is MTLTVRQLGRIDYAEALALQEELVSERIADRVPDQLLLLEHNPVYTLGRGADAADLRGAEVQFGVPAFRVSRGGGVTFHGAGQLVAYPIIKLTGVRRDVRWYLQRLEDVVIRSCAALGVVAHRHSSGTGVWVGDAKVASIGVGLRRWVTLHGLAVNVSTDLSYFRAIVPCRLPGLRVTSLAELLPSAPTVEQVATVVAREFSDLFVASAMEEVAA